From the Terriglobia bacterium genome, one window contains:
- a CDS encoding histidine phosphatase family protein: MSTRVFLVRHGATTLSAEDRFAGSTDAPLSEEGRRQARALGRRIASEPIAAVHASPMARTLETARLAVLGRGLEPAAVPELREIDHGHWEGRTRGEVQSDYGEEYVRWERDPFTYAPAGGETGLAVLSRALPAFLAIVARHPGETVLVVSHKATIRLLIGHLLGLDLRGYRDKLDQSPCGLNVLDLKEGDVARLALYNDVSHYATIPGPVAKRLSPWWA, from the coding sequence ATGTCGACGCGCGTGTTCCTGGTCCGTCACGGCGCCACGACGTTGTCGGCGGAGGATCGCTTCGCCGGCTCGACCGACGCTCCTCTTTCCGAGGAGGGGCGCCGCCAGGCACGGGCCCTCGGCCGGCGCATCGCGAGCGAGCCGATCGCCGCGGTCCACGCGAGCCCGATGGCGAGGACCCTCGAGACCGCTCGGCTCGCCGTCCTGGGACGAGGCCTCGAGCCCGCGGCGGTCCCCGAGCTGCGAGAGATCGACCACGGCCACTGGGAGGGTCGGACGCGCGGGGAGGTCCAGTCGGATTACGGGGAGGAGTACGTCCGATGGGAGCGTGACCCCTTCACCTACGCTCCGGCGGGAGGAGAGACCGGCCTGGCGGTGCTGTCACGGGCGCTTCCCGCTTTCCTGGCGATCGTCGCGAGGCACCCGGGCGAGACAGTCCTCGTCGTCTCCCACAAGGCGACGATCCGGCTCCTCATCGGGCACCTCCTGGGCCTCGACCTCCGCGGCTACCGCGACAAACTGGACCAGAGTCCCTGCGGCCTGAACGTCCTGGACCTCAAGGAAGGAGACGTGGCCCGCCTCGCCCTCTACAACGACGTCTCCCACTACGCTACGATCCCGGGGCCGGTGGCGAAGCGCCTCTCCCCGTGGTGGGCGTGA
- a CDS encoding S8 family serine peptidase, which translates to MPRSRMVVALLALVLLVFIAGDVGTSIGAQRSGAQGPAYEPGVILLKFKTDAPMHLRSSAKADLGAQTRHAFKSKAESWRLGNGVTVEQAIARLRANPNVEYAEPNYYVHASIVPNDPRFPEMWGLRNTGQTGGIAGDDIDAVLAWNVTTGSPNVVVGDIDTGCDYNHPDLAANIWTNPGEIPGNGIDDDGNGYVDDIHGYDFVNNDGDPFDDNGHGSHTAGTIAAVGDNGIGVTGVGWSTKVMC; encoded by the coding sequence ATGCCGCGTTCAAGAATGGTCGTCGCTCTCCTCGCCCTGGTCCTACTCGTCTTCATCGCCGGCGACGTGGGAACGTCGATCGGCGCACAACGCTCGGGGGCGCAGGGACCCGCCTACGAGCCGGGCGTCATCCTCCTCAAGTTCAAGACCGACGCGCCGATGCACCTGAGGTCCTCGGCGAAGGCGGACCTCGGGGCGCAAACCCGCCATGCGTTCAAGTCCAAGGCGGAGTCCTGGCGACTCGGCAACGGGGTCACCGTCGAGCAGGCCATCGCGCGCCTGAGGGCGAACCCCAACGTCGAGTACGCCGAGCCCAACTACTACGTCCACGCGAGCATCGTTCCCAACGACCCGCGATTCCCCGAGATGTGGGGGCTGCGCAACACCGGGCAGACCGGCGGGATAGCGGGCGACGACATCGACGCCGTCCTGGCCTGGAACGTCACCACGGGCAGCCCGAACGTGGTCGTGGGGGACATCGACACCGGGTGCGACTACAACCACCCGGACCTCGCGGCCAACATCTGGACCAACCCCGGAGAGATCCCCGGGAACGGCATCGATGACGACGGCAACGGGTACGTGGACGACATCCACGGGTACGACTTCGTGAACAACGACGGCGACCCGTTCGACGACAACGGCCACGGGTCCCATACCGCCGGCACGATCGCCGCCGTCGGCGACAACGGCATCGGCGTCACCGGCGTCGGCTGGTCCACCAAGGTCATGTGC
- a CDS encoding IgA Peptidase M64, whose protein sequence is MPRRLVPVAVLSAILAVLGLAVANHPSAGAATAPGFETFFLPRTMRLDYFHTGGVGREIVALDRVVADGPWAGSLTRLLDDLNLGSYFFEVVDPGTNRILYSRGFASMYGEWETTDEPKASSRTFHESLRFPWPKHPVAVVLKKRGPDGLFHEIWSTHVDPDSRFVNAAEAPPAGKVWVLFLNGPPTEKVDLVILGEGYTQAETPKFHADARRLVDRLFATEPFAGRKSDFNVRAIDLPCAESGVNRPQVGRFRRTPVSAEYNIFDSERYLLTFDNRALRDVLAEAPYEFVEILVNEKQYGGGGIFNDQATAAVDTAFANYVFVHEFGHHFAGLADEYYMSPVAYTESRPDRPEPWEPNITALRDPAQLKWRDLVGAGTPVPTPWDKDGWEKTAREFLEKRQELIRRKAPESDFDALFREQQRADTPRLSGMPYSGKVGAFEGASYETKGLYRGQTDCIMFTRDEVGFCKVCRRAIERVIDLYSR, encoded by the coding sequence ATGCCGCGCCGCCTCGTTCCCGTCGCCGTCCTGTCTGCCATCCTCGCCGTTCTCGGCTTGGCCGTGGCGAATCACCCGTCGGCGGGGGCTGCGACCGCTCCGGGTTTCGAGACCTTCTTCCTCCCCAGGACGATGCGGCTCGACTACTTCCACACGGGCGGGGTCGGTCGCGAGATCGTCGCCCTCGACCGCGTCGTCGCCGACGGACCGTGGGCCGGGAGCCTCACGCGGCTGCTCGACGACCTGAACCTCGGCTCCTACTTCTTCGAGGTCGTGGATCCCGGCACGAACCGGATCCTGTACTCCCGCGGGTTCGCCTCGATGTACGGCGAGTGGGAGACGACCGACGAGCCGAAGGCGTCGTCACGGACCTTTCACGAGTCGCTGCGCTTTCCGTGGCCGAAGCACCCCGTGGCGGTCGTCCTGAAGAAGCGTGGCCCGGACGGGCTCTTCCACGAGATCTGGTCGACGCACGTGGACCCGGATTCGCGGTTCGTCAACGCCGCGGAGGCTCCGCCGGCCGGCAAGGTCTGGGTGCTCTTCCTGAACGGGCCGCCGACCGAGAAGGTGGACCTCGTGATCCTCGGCGAGGGGTACACCCAGGCGGAGACGCCCAAGTTCCACGCCGACGCGCGGCGTCTCGTGGACCGCCTCTTCGCGACGGAGCCGTTCGCGGGCCGGAAGAGCGACTTCAACGTCCGGGCGATCGACCTCCCGTGCGCCGAGTCCGGCGTGAACCGGCCGCAGGTCGGACGGTTCCGCCGCACGCCGGTTTCCGCCGAGTACAACATTTTCGACAGCGAGCGCTACCTGCTGACCTTCGACAACCGCGCCCTTCGCGACGTCCTTGCGGAGGCGCCGTACGAGTTCGTCGAGATCCTGGTGAACGAGAAGCAGTACGGCGGCGGCGGCATCTTCAACGACCAGGCCACCGCCGCCGTGGACACGGCGTTCGCCAACTACGTGTTCGTGCACGAGTTCGGCCACCACTTCGCGGGGCTGGCCGACGAGTACTACATGTCGCCCGTCGCCTACACCGAATCCCGTCCCGACCGGCCCGAGCCTTGGGAGCCCAACATCACCGCCCTCCGTGACCCCGCGCAGCTCAAGTGGCGGGACCTGGTGGGCGCCGGCACGCCGGTCCCCACCCCCTGGGACAAGGACGGCTGGGAGAAGACGGCACGGGAGTTCCTCGAGAAGCGCCAGGAACTGATCCGGCGCAAGGCCCCCGAAAGCGACTTCGACGCGCTTTTCCGCGAGCAGCAGCGAGCGGACACGCCGCGTCTCTCCGGCATGCCGTATTCCGGGAAGGTCGGCGCGTTCGAGGGGGCTTCGTATGAGACGAAGGGGCTTTATCGTGGTCAGACCGACTGCATCATGTTCACGCGGGACGAGGTCGGCTTCTGCAAGGTGTGCCGGCGGGCGATCGAGCGGGTGATCGACCTGTACTCCCGCTGA